In Legionella beliardensis, the following are encoded in one genomic region:
- the mreD gene encoding rod shape-determining protein MreD, with protein sequence MSSLTVRLMIAFVIALCLTIFPMPHWLAGIKPPWVLLLVLYIQFYIPDRFNLISLIILGLTLDVLLSTVIGEHMFALSLVAWVATSKARRFYFFSIGQQMALVGFFCFLYQLIIIIIDAFLGFHINFIPVFVNAVISILIWPWLRLIADDALFNKIKNYSS encoded by the coding sequence ATGAGCTCGCTAACAGTTCGGTTAATGATTGCTTTTGTTATTGCCCTGTGTTTAACCATTTTTCCTATGCCTCATTGGTTAGCAGGCATTAAACCACCCTGGGTTCTCTTACTTGTTTTGTATATTCAATTTTATATTCCTGATCGCTTTAATTTAATAAGCTTAATTATCCTTGGGCTTACATTAGATGTCTTGTTATCAACGGTGATCGGTGAGCATATGTTTGCTTTGTCTCTTGTAGCCTGGGTTGCTACGAGCAAAGCACGGCGATTTTATTTCTTTTCAATAGGGCAGCAAATGGCACTTGTTGGCTTTTTCTGCTTTTTATATCAACTTATTATCATCATTATTGATGCTTTTTTAGGATTTCATATTAATTTCATTCCTGTTTTTGTAAACGCGGTAATTAGTATTTTAATATGGCCTTGGCTGCGATTAATAGCCGATGATGCCTTGTTTAACAAGATTAAAAACTATTCATCATAA
- a CDS encoding cation:proton antiporter, translating into MLNKFYFFSLFILMPVPVLAGTMQDHDPIANVILWVTLFFSFAILGRYVAKRLNQPGVLGELLMGVFVGNIFYFFGSPLIVVLREGSAIYSILKDLLTNIPLAQSVAQSISNPYYAAQVLQALSSSHGIEFIKVGYVLDVFSRYGVIFLLFKVGLESSIQELKHTGLASIKVAVIGVIAPIVLGFAVAYMIIPEASYKVNLFVAATLSATSIGITARVLSEMRKLQTREARTIIGAAMLDDILGLIILAIVSSIVIQGHIEMFMVGQVIVSTIIFFTAALLMGPWLLHKTIGFFNFLDLWEEKLFSSFIFVMFFAWLATVVKLAAIIGAFAAGLIINDSFFENKSKSRQHTLKIKDLISPIESLLAPLFFMLIGLQVKVEAFMHWQVIMIASGLIVAAILGKLLSGLGGSSKDDRMLIGIGMLPRGEVGLVFASIGRTLGVISDELFSAIILMVIVTTIIAPPWLKSRYAKKKVVIKND; encoded by the coding sequence ATGTTAAATAAGTTTTATTTTTTTAGTTTATTTATTTTAATGCCTGTCCCTGTTTTAGCGGGGACTATGCAGGATCATGATCCTATTGCGAATGTTATTTTATGGGTAACCTTGTTTTTTTCATTTGCTATTTTAGGTCGTTATGTTGCTAAACGCTTAAATCAACCAGGTGTCTTAGGCGAGCTATTAATGGGGGTCTTCGTCGGAAATATTTTTTATTTCTTTGGCTCACCATTGATAGTGGTGCTGCGTGAAGGATCAGCCATTTATTCCATTTTAAAAGACTTACTAACCAATATACCGCTAGCCCAATCTGTAGCTCAAAGTATTTCCAATCCCTATTATGCAGCACAAGTGCTGCAGGCTTTAAGTAGCTCTCATGGTATTGAATTTATTAAAGTAGGCTATGTGCTTGATGTGTTTTCTCGCTATGGGGTTATTTTTCTTTTATTTAAAGTGGGTTTAGAGAGTTCTATTCAGGAGTTAAAACACACAGGTCTTGCCTCTATAAAGGTAGCTGTTATTGGTGTCATTGCGCCTATTGTTTTAGGGTTTGCTGTCGCTTATATGATAATTCCTGAGGCCTCCTATAAAGTAAATTTATTTGTGGCAGCAACCTTATCGGCCACAAGCATCGGTATTACAGCGCGGGTTCTTTCAGAAATGCGTAAACTACAGACCCGAGAAGCTAGAACGATAATTGGGGCAGCCATGCTTGATGATATTTTAGGGCTTATCATTCTTGCTATTGTGAGCAGTATTGTCATCCAGGGGCATATTGAAATGTTTATGGTTGGTCAAGTTATTGTCTCAACAATTATATTCTTTACAGCTGCTTTGTTAATGGGACCCTGGCTTTTGCATAAAACGATTGGGTTTTTTAATTTTTTAGATTTATGGGAAGAAAAATTATTTAGCTCGTTTATTTTTGTCATGTTTTTTGCCTGGCTTGCTACCGTTGTTAAGCTTGCTGCAATTATTGGCGCGTTTGCTGCAGGACTAATTATTAATGATAGTTTTTTTGAGAACAAATCGAAATCACGCCAGCATACTTTAAAAATTAAAGACTTAATTTCTCCTATAGAATCCTTATTGGCCCCCTTATTTTTCATGCTGATTGGCTTACAAGTAAAAGTAGAAGCGTTTATGCATTGGCAAGTGATTATGATAGCGAGTGGCTTAATTGTTGCTGCAATCTTAGGTAAATTGCTCAGTGGCTTAGGTGGTAGCAGCAAAGATGATCGTATGTTAATTGGTATTGGTATGCTGCCGCGGGGCGAAGTAGGGCTAGTGTTTGCTTCAATTGGAAGAACATTAGGCGTCATTTCAGATGAACTGTTTTCTGCTATTATTTTGATGGTTATTGTCACCACAATAATAGCGCCACCTTGGCTTAAGAGCCGTTATGCTAAAAAGAAGGTCGTGATTAAAAATGATTGA
- the nadC gene encoding carboxylating nicotinate-nucleotide diphosphorylase, with amino-acid sequence MIDSAQVLIDVRRGLEEDIGSGDVSAALLAADLYAEAEIISREPMLVCGKPWVEATFHEINPNISLHWLVQEGEWLPKEAVLCLIKGLAKDILTAERCALNFFQTLSATATQTRHYVNELQGTQARLLDTRKTIPGLRYAQKYAVACGGGVNHRMGLYDAFLIKENHIKACGSITKAIKRARAMGNSLFVEVEVETIDELHEALQAKPDRILLDNFTQTMLVEAVGLNIPYCCELEASGGINLSNIKAVAQTGVDYISVGAITKSIQAIDLSLLINESLV; translated from the coding sequence ATGATTGATTCAGCTCAAGTGCTAATTGATGTTCGCCGTGGCTTAGAGGAAGATATTGGCAGTGGTGATGTAAGTGCTGCTTTATTAGCAGCAGATTTATATGCAGAAGCAGAAATAATTTCACGCGAGCCTATGCTAGTATGCGGCAAGCCTTGGGTTGAGGCGACTTTTCATGAAATAAATCCTAATATAAGCCTGCATTGGCTAGTTCAAGAAGGTGAATGGTTGCCTAAAGAAGCTGTATTGTGCCTGATTAAAGGGCTAGCAAAAGATATCTTAACAGCTGAGCGTTGTGCTTTAAATTTTTTCCAAACCTTATCAGCAACAGCGACCCAAACTCGCCACTATGTTAATGAATTGCAAGGTACTCAGGCTCGCTTATTAGATACAAGAAAAACAATACCTGGTTTACGTTATGCGCAAAAATATGCGGTCGCTTGCGGAGGTGGTGTTAATCATCGTATGGGTTTATATGATGCATTTTTAATAAAAGAAAATCACATAAAAGCCTGTGGTTCTATTACGAAGGCAATTAAACGGGCGCGTGCAATGGGTAATTCGTTATTTGTTGAAGTCGAGGTTGAGACAATCGATGAATTACACGAAGCACTACAGGCAAAGCCCGATCGCATTTTGCTTGATAATTTTACTCAAACAATGCTAGTAGAAGCCGTTGGCTTAAATATACCTTATTGCTGTGAATTAGAAGCTTCTGGAGGTATTAATCTTTCTAATATTAAAGCAGTTGCGCAAACGGGCGTAGATTATATTTCTGTTGGGGCTATTACTAAATCAATTCAAGCAATTGATTTAAGTTTACTAATTAATGAGAGCTTGGTTTGA
- a CDS encoding ComEA family DNA-binding protein has protein sequence MKRRLLGLALCFFVLPAFSQTSLSGNLSKVSVIDKQINLNTADIKTLSKSIKGIGSKRAEAIITYRQKHGNFKSVTDLAHVPGLGQKFVNSHADELQRIFIVE, from the coding sequence ATGAAAAGAAGACTTTTAGGTCTTGCGTTATGCTTTTTTGTTTTACCCGCATTTTCTCAAACTAGCCTTTCTGGCAATTTATCCAAAGTATCGGTTATTGATAAACAAATCAATTTAAATACGGCTGATATTAAAACCTTGTCTAAATCCATTAAGGGGATTGGTAGTAAACGTGCTGAGGCAATTATTACCTATCGTCAAAAGCATGGTAACTTTAAATCAGTAACTGATTTAGCACACGTACCTGGTCTTGGCCAGAAGTTTGTTAATAGTCATGCCGATGAATTGCAGCGCATTTTTATTGTTGAATAA
- a CDS encoding undecaprenyldiphospho-muramoylpentapeptide beta-N-acetylglucosaminyltransferase, translating into MKPKIVFTGGGTAGHVTPNLALIEAAQQEGWQVDYIGSKNSVEETMIRGRIPFYRISSGKLRRYFSWQNFIDPFRILVGIGQAYYLLRKLKADVVFSKGGFVAFPVVFSAWLNRIPVIAHESDMSPGLANRLSLPFVDKICVSFAAAREHFKHQESVEITGTPIRPQLFLGARTQGLARCQFNDDKKPCLLVMGGSQGASSLNAIIRQSLSELTQVFQIIHLCGKGKMDNSLVQPGYCQFEYANEELPDLLAAADVVVSRAGSNTLFELLALQKPHVLVPLSLKASRGDQIQNAFYFNKLGISTVLDNDTLTYQVLISAINETYERREGIVAKIRALNIESATARILTIIKEQLHAESRRFV; encoded by the coding sequence ATGAAGCCAAAAATCGTGTTTACAGGTGGTGGTACTGCAGGCCATGTGACTCCAAATTTAGCACTAATTGAAGCAGCGCAACAAGAAGGTTGGCAAGTAGATTATATTGGTTCAAAAAATAGTGTCGAAGAAACCATGATAAGGGGCCGGATTCCTTTTTATAGGATTAGTTCGGGTAAATTAAGACGCTATTTTAGCTGGCAAAATTTTATCGACCCCTTTCGAATCTTAGTTGGTATTGGTCAGGCTTATTATTTACTCCGTAAACTTAAAGCAGATGTAGTCTTTTCTAAAGGCGGATTTGTTGCTTTTCCGGTTGTATTTAGCGCTTGGTTAAATCGTATACCGGTGATTGCCCATGAATCTGATATGAGCCCAGGATTAGCAAATCGTTTAAGCCTGCCCTTTGTTGATAAAATCTGTGTTAGCTTTGCAGCTGCGAGGGAGCATTTCAAACATCAAGAGTCTGTTGAGATAACAGGAACGCCAATCAGACCACAGCTTTTTTTAGGCGCGCGTACGCAAGGATTAGCGCGTTGTCAATTTAATGACGATAAAAAACCTTGTTTATTAGTTATGGGCGGCAGCCAGGGAGCAAGTAGTTTAAATGCAATCATCAGGCAATCATTAAGTGAGTTAACCCAAGTTTTTCAAATAATTCACTTGTGTGGCAAAGGAAAAATGGATAACTCGTTGGTCCAACCTGGTTATTGTCAATTTGAATATGCTAATGAGGAACTGCCCGATTTACTAGCCGCTGCTGATGTAGTTGTCTCACGAGCTGGCTCTAATACATTATTTGAGCTACTTGCTTTGCAAAAACCACATGTTCTAGTTCCGTTGTCTTTAAAAGCAAGCCGTGGTGATCAAATTCAAAATGCGTTTTATTTTAATAAATTAGGTATTAGTACAGTGCTTGATAACGATACTTTAACTTATCAGGTCTTAATTAGCGCAATTAATGAGACTTATGAGCGTAGAGAAGGTATTGTTGCTAAGATAAGAGCACTTAATATTGAATCAGCAACCGCCAGGATATTAACTATTATTAAGGAGCAACTTCATGCTGAATCCCGAAGGTTTGTATAA
- the ppsA gene encoding phosphoenolpyruvate synthase produces MASTHTIEFEHLSMKDLEQVGGKNASLGEMISHLTNLGVSVPTGFATTADAFRVFLSTNGLDKQIYSLLDSLDADDIAELVSVGKTIRELIIKTPFSVDFEQSIKQAYDKLVQTLGHDNFSVAVRSSATAEDLPDASFAGQQETFLNVRGIDAVLTAIKQVFASLFNDRAIAYRVHQGFKHHDIALSAGIQQMVRSDLAASGVMFTMDTESGFNDVVFITSSYGLGEMVVQGAVNPDEFYVHKEGLQQGRPAVIRRTLGSKANKMVYCTEQLKGQTVKTVEVAPQERLKFSLTNPEIEELARQALIIEKHYGRPMDIEWAKDGEDGHLYILQARPETVKSRTSEQKLERYTLQAKSPVIVEGRSIGQRIGQGRAKVIKDISEISRVEPGDVLVSDMTDPDWEPVMKRAAAIVTNRGGRTCHAAIIARELGIPAVVGCGDATRLIEDGTEVTVSCAEGDIGYVYEGLVPFERVTLDVENMPELPLKVMLNVGNPERAFAFQAIPNQGVGLARLEFLISNTIGVHPKALIHYDSLESEELKKLIQEKTLAYASPIDFYIDRLSEGIATIAAAFYPKPVIVRLSDFKSNEYANLAGGKYYEPLEENPMLGFRGASRYVSPDFADCFALECKAIRRVREEMGFKNVEVMIPFVRTTSEAEQVIEVLKQNGLERGKEELRIIMMCELPSNALLANEFLNYFDGFSIGSNDLTQLTLGLDRDSGLVAAQFDERNEAVKALLHMAISTCKAQGKYVGICGQGPSDHQDFAQWLMQEGIDSVSLNPDSVLETCLFLAKCK; encoded by the coding sequence ATGGCAAGTACGCACACAATCGAATTTGAACACTTAAGTATGAAGGATTTGGAGCAAGTAGGCGGTAAGAATGCTTCGCTTGGTGAGATGATTAGCCATTTAACAAATCTTGGGGTCTCAGTTCCTACAGGCTTTGCAACAACTGCAGACGCTTTTCGGGTGTTTTTATCGACCAATGGCCTAGATAAACAAATTTATTCTCTATTAGATTCTTTAGATGCAGATGATATTGCTGAGTTAGTTTCAGTAGGTAAAACCATTCGTGAGCTTATCATTAAAACCCCTTTTTCTGTTGACTTTGAACAGTCTATTAAACAGGCTTACGACAAACTGGTTCAAACACTTGGCCATGATAACTTTAGCGTCGCAGTCCGTTCTTCGGCTACTGCAGAGGATTTACCCGATGCCTCGTTTGCCGGCCAGCAAGAGACCTTTTTAAATGTGCGTGGTATTGACGCCGTGCTTACCGCGATTAAACAGGTGTTTGCTTCGTTATTTAACGATAGAGCTATTGCTTATCGTGTACATCAGGGCTTTAAGCATCATGATATTGCTTTGTCAGCTGGCATTCAGCAAATGGTACGAAGTGACTTGGCTGCAAGCGGTGTGATGTTTACTATGGATACTGAGTCTGGTTTTAATGATGTTGTTTTCATTACCTCATCCTACGGGTTGGGTGAAATGGTGGTACAAGGCGCAGTCAATCCTGATGAGTTCTATGTTCATAAAGAGGGATTACAACAAGGCAGACCAGCTGTTATACGTCGCACCTTAGGTAGTAAAGCGAATAAAATGGTTTACTGTACAGAACAATTAAAGGGACAAACGGTCAAGACAGTTGAGGTAGCACCACAAGAGCGTCTTAAATTTTCTTTAACAAACCCTGAAATTGAAGAATTAGCGCGCCAAGCATTAATTATCGAAAAACATTATGGCCGCCCCATGGATATTGAATGGGCTAAAGATGGTGAAGATGGTCATTTATACATTTTGCAAGCAAGACCTGAAACAGTAAAAAGCCGTACGAGTGAGCAGAAATTGGAGCGCTATACGCTACAAGCTAAAAGCCCAGTCATTGTTGAAGGGCGCAGTATTGGTCAGCGAATTGGTCAAGGTAGGGCAAAAGTAATTAAAGACATTAGTGAAATAAGTCGAGTAGAGCCAGGCGATGTACTCGTTTCTGACATGACTGATCCAGATTGGGAGCCGGTTATGAAACGTGCTGCAGCCATTGTCACTAATCGTGGTGGGCGAACTTGTCATGCAGCTATTATAGCGCGTGAATTGGGAATTCCGGCGGTCGTTGGTTGTGGTGATGCAACCCGATTGATTGAAGATGGTACTGAAGTGACTGTAAGTTGTGCAGAAGGTGATATCGGCTATGTTTATGAAGGACTAGTCCCTTTTGAGCGCGTCACATTAGACGTAGAAAATATGCCGGAACTACCCTTAAAAGTCATGTTAAATGTAGGTAATCCTGAGCGGGCTTTTGCTTTTCAAGCCATTCCCAATCAAGGTGTGGGTTTAGCAAGGCTTGAGTTTTTAATTTCTAATACCATTGGTGTTCATCCCAAAGCTCTTATTCACTATGATTCTTTAGAAAGTGAAGAGTTAAAAAAATTAATTCAGGAGAAAACGCTAGCCTATGCCTCTCCAATCGATTTCTATATCGATCGCCTAAGTGAGGGGATTGCAACGATTGCGGCAGCGTTCTACCCTAAACCTGTGATTGTTCGCTTATCAGATTTTAAATCCAATGAATATGCTAATTTAGCGGGTGGCAAATATTATGAGCCACTTGAAGAAAATCCAATGTTAGGTTTCCGCGGCGCTTCCCGTTATGTATCACCGGATTTTGCTGATTGCTTTGCGCTAGAATGTAAAGCGATTCGGCGTGTGCGTGAAGAAATGGGCTTTAAAAATGTAGAAGTGATGATCCCCTTTGTCAGAACAACCTCAGAAGCAGAGCAAGTTATCGAGGTACTTAAGCAAAATGGCTTAGAAAGAGGTAAAGAGGAACTGCGCATTATTATGATGTGTGAATTACCATCCAACGCCTTATTGGCCAATGAGTTTCTAAATTATTTTGATGGATTTTCAATTGGCTCAAATGATTTAACGCAGCTAACGCTCGGCCTAGATAGAGACTCAGGCTTAGTTGCGGCGCAATTTGATGAGCGTAATGAGGCAGTAAAAGCATTATTACATATGGCCATATCAACGTGTAAAGCGCAAGGCAAATACGTAGGTATTTGTGGGCAGGGGCCTTCTGATCATCAAGATTTTGCCCAGTGGCTCATGCAAGAGGGAATTGACAGTGTTTCTCTAAATCCAGATTCTGTTTTAGAGACTTGTCTATTCTTAGCAAAATGTAAGTAA
- a CDS encoding M20 family metallopeptidase, which produces MLNPEGLYNFIAEEWDQAILPSLCDYIKIPNKSPHFDADWEKHGFMEQAVCHIAHWCRTHAPADTTLEVVRLPTRTPLLFLDIPGTTDDTILLYGHLDKQPEMVGWQEGLSPWEPVIRGNRLYGRGGADDGYAAYASLTAIRALQNQNLPHARCVIIIEACEESGSYDLPYYMEVLKERIGKPSLVICLDSGAGNYEQLWMTTSLRGNVVGELKVELLTEGVHSGSASGIIADSFRVARHLLNRIEDEQTGQVTLKSLYCDIPEQRKTQASECADALGESIYTAYPLHEGVEPTAYEGTELILNRTWRPALAITGAAGLPAIADAGNVLRPTTALKLSMRLPPLTEPKQAALSMQQTLTENPPYNARVTFDIHDSAQGWHAPLLADWFAEAVNDASMTFYQKPAIYMGEGGTIPFMGMLGELFPQAQFMITGVLGPHSNAHGPNEFLHLDMAKKLTACVAFVINKHANLPD; this is translated from the coding sequence ATGCTGAATCCCGAAGGTTTGTATAATTTTATTGCAGAAGAATGGGATCAAGCAATTTTACCTAGTCTTTGTGACTACATAAAAATTCCTAATAAATCGCCGCATTTTGATGCAGATTGGGAAAAGCATGGATTTATGGAGCAAGCAGTTTGCCATATTGCTCATTGGTGCCGGACGCATGCACCGGCAGACACAACATTAGAAGTAGTCCGACTACCAACGCGTACACCTTTATTGTTTTTAGATATTCCTGGCACTACTGACGATACCATCCTTTTATATGGACACCTTGATAAACAACCTGAAATGGTAGGTTGGCAAGAAGGGCTTAGTCCTTGGGAGCCAGTTATTCGAGGAAATCGTCTTTATGGGCGAGGAGGTGCTGATGATGGTTATGCGGCTTATGCTTCCTTAACGGCTATTCGCGCACTACAAAATCAAAATTTACCTCATGCGCGCTGTGTAATAATTATTGAAGCTTGTGAGGAGAGTGGTAGTTATGATTTGCCTTATTACATGGAAGTTCTTAAAGAGAGGATTGGTAAACCTTCCTTAGTGATTTGCCTGGATTCAGGGGCAGGGAATTATGAACAATTATGGATGACTACCTCATTACGCGGTAATGTGGTTGGTGAATTAAAAGTAGAATTACTCACCGAAGGTGTGCATTCTGGTAGTGCTAGCGGTATTATTGCTGATAGCTTTAGAGTAGCGCGTCACTTACTTAATCGTATTGAAGATGAGCAAACTGGGCAGGTTACTTTAAAATCGTTATACTGTGACATTCCGGAGCAACGAAAAACACAAGCAAGCGAATGCGCAGATGCTCTAGGGGAGAGTATTTATACCGCATACCCTTTGCATGAAGGCGTTGAGCCTACTGCGTATGAAGGCACTGAGTTAATTTTAAATCGCACTTGGCGTCCCGCATTAGCCATTACCGGTGCTGCTGGTCTGCCGGCAATTGCTGATGCAGGAAATGTGCTTAGGCCAACAACCGCGTTAAAATTATCTATGCGTTTGCCTCCTTTAACAGAGCCTAAACAGGCAGCCTTGAGCATGCAACAGACCTTAACCGAAAATCCACCTTATAATGCCCGTGTTACCTTTGATATACATGATAGTGCACAAGGCTGGCATGCGCCGCTATTAGCCGATTGGTTTGCCGAGGCTGTCAATGACGCGTCAATGACTTTTTACCAAAAACCAGCGATTTACATGGGTGAGGGAGGAACAATCCCTTTTATGGGTATGCTAGGTGAATTATTTCCTCAAGCACAATTTATGATTACGGGCGTTTTAGGTCCTCATTCCAATGCGCACGGGCCTAATGAGTTTTTGCACTTAGATATGGCTAAAAAATTAACAGCGTGCGTTGCATTTGTTATTAATAAACACGCTAACTTACCTGATTAA
- a CDS encoding rod shape-determining protein produces the protein MLRKLRGVFSNDLSIDLGTANTLIYVRDKGIVLNEPSVVALRSESGQKRVAAVGLEAKRMLGRTPGNINAIRPMKDGVIADFFVTEKMLQHFIHKVHENRFLRPSPRVLVCVPCGSTQVERRAIRESAMGAGAREVFLIEEPMAAALGSGMPVEEASGSMVVDIGGGTTEVAIISLSGIVYHQSVRIGGDKFDDAIVSYVRRNYGTLIGETTAERIKHEIGSAFPSRDLFEIEVRGRNLAEGVPRSFTLTSAEILEALQEPLSGIVGAVRAALELAPPELAADIAERGMVLTGGGALLKNMDTLLMEETGLPVLVAEDPLTCVARGGGKALETMDLRGGDFLSTE, from the coding sequence ATGTTAAGGAAGTTAAGGGGTGTATTTTCCAATGACTTATCTATTGATTTAGGTACTGCCAATACATTGATTTATGTTCGAGATAAGGGAATTGTTTTAAATGAACCTTCCGTTGTTGCCTTACGTAGTGAGTCGGGTCAAAAGCGTGTGGCTGCTGTTGGCTTAGAGGCTAAACGAATGTTAGGGCGAACCCCAGGTAACATTAATGCTATTCGCCCTATGAAAGACGGCGTAATCGCAGATTTCTTTGTGACTGAGAAAATGTTGCAGCACTTTATTCATAAAGTTCACGAAAATCGTTTTTTAAGACCAAGTCCTAGAGTTCTTGTTTGTGTACCTTGTGGGTCGACGCAAGTTGAAAGGCGGGCGATTCGCGAGTCAGCAATGGGCGCTGGTGCACGTGAAGTATTTCTTATTGAAGAGCCCATGGCTGCAGCCCTTGGTTCAGGTATGCCTGTTGAAGAGGCTAGTGGCTCAATGGTTGTCGATATCGGTGGCGGTACGACGGAAGTAGCGATTATTTCTTTAAGCGGTATTGTTTACCATCAATCTGTTCGCATAGGTGGCGATAAATTCGATGATGCCATTGTTTCTTATGTTCGCCGTAATTATGGCACCTTAATTGGTGAAACCACTGCTGAACGAATTAAGCATGAAATTGGCTCGGCATTTCCAAGCCGTGATTTGTTTGAAATTGAGGTTAGAGGTAGGAATTTAGCTGAAGGTGTTCCGCGCAGCTTTACATTAACTAGTGCCGAAATTTTGGAAGCCTTACAAGAACCTCTTTCTGGTATAGTAGGCGCTGTAAGAGCAGCTCTTGAGCTAGCTCCGCCTGAATTAGCAGCAGATATTGCTGAGCGTGGTATGGTATTAACTGGTGGTGGCGCTTTATTAAAAAATATGGACACCCTTTTAATGGAAGAGACAGGGCTACCCGTTTTAGTCGCAGAAGATCCCTTAACTTGCGTCGCACGTGGTGGTGGTAAGGCACTCGAAACAATGGATCTACGTGGCGGTGATTTCCTCTCAACCGAATAA
- the mreC gene encoding rod shape-determining protein MreC → MISSQPNNSKDRLFSRGKHRFLGFLFACVLSIGLMFFDYHYHYLNNVRHAFSFIVAPLQYAVDYPVRIIGWVQSLVSAKTALINENMQLRYQQTLLEAELQKLLVIKEENSQLRELLLTSSRAKMKAMAAQILAVDTTIARQVVILNKGKRDGVYVGQPVLDAKGVMGQVIDVGYMTSTVLLISDAKSAVPVRNNRTGERAILVGLNNISQLSLINLPKTSSIAKGDLLVTSGLGRLYPEGYPVGKVDSVTSIPGEAFIKVDVNPIALLNRNRLVLLIWPDKDQSELTAQLNERMNTIEASL, encoded by the coding sequence GTGATTTCCTCTCAACCGAATAATTCCAAAGATAGACTATTTTCACGGGGCAAACACCGTTTTTTGGGTTTTTTGTTTGCCTGTGTGCTATCAATTGGACTCATGTTTTTTGACTATCATTATCATTATTTAAATAATGTGCGTCATGCTTTTTCTTTTATTGTAGCTCCCCTACAATATGCCGTGGATTATCCAGTTCGAATTATAGGCTGGGTTCAGTCGCTAGTGAGTGCTAAGACTGCGTTAATCAATGAAAACATGCAACTTCGCTATCAACAAACACTACTGGAAGCGGAGCTACAAAAATTATTGGTCATTAAAGAAGAGAATTCACAATTAAGAGAATTGCTTTTAACTTCTTCGCGCGCAAAGATGAAAGCGATGGCCGCCCAAATTTTAGCAGTTGATACAACGATAGCAAGGCAAGTTGTTATTTTAAACAAAGGAAAACGAGACGGTGTCTATGTTGGTCAGCCTGTATTAGATGCTAAGGGTGTGATGGGTCAGGTTATTGATGTTGGTTATATGACAAGCACGGTCTTATTAATCTCCGATGCAAAAAGTGCTGTTCCCGTTCGTAATAATCGTACGGGTGAGCGTGCTATTTTAGTCGGCTTAAACAATATAAGCCAACTTTCTTTAATTAATCTTCCAAAGACCTCATCCATTGCTAAAGGTGACTTGCTAGTTACCTCAGGTTTAGGCAGACTTTATCCTGAAGGTTATCCTGTTGGCAAGGTAGATAGTGTGACAAGTATTCCGGGAGAAGCATTTATTAAAGTGGATGTAAATCCAATTGCTTTATTAAATAGAAATCGTTTAGTGCTTTTAATATGGCCGGATAAAGACCAGTCAGAATTAACAGCCCAGCTTAATGAACGCATGAATACCATAGAGGCCTCTCTATGA